The following DNA comes from Winogradskyella sp. PG-2.
TTTTAAATGAACTTCCTGAAGGTGAAGTTGGCGTGATTTCGCAAGATTCATATTATAAAGACACATCACATCTAAGATATGATGAGCGTGTTAAAATTAATTTTGATCATCCACGTTCTATTGATTTTGAGTTGTTAGTAAATCATCTAAAGACTCTTAAAAAAGGAAACCCTATAGATCAACCCGTTTATTCCTTTGTAAAGCATAATCGTACTGGAGATACTATTTCAACAAAACCAAGAAAAGTTATGATTGTTGAAGGTATTTTAATCTTAACCAATCCGGAAATTAGAGAACTTTTCGACATTAAAATATTTGTGCATGCAGATTCTGATGAACGTTTAATTCGTCGTTTAAAGCGTGATATTTCGGAACGTGGAAGAGATATAAATGAAGTTCTTACAAGATATCAAACTACCCTAAAACCAATGCATCAGCAATTTATAGAACCTATGAAAGAGTACGCTGATATTATAATTCCTAATAACAAATACAACACAGTAGCAGTAGATATCGTTAGAACAATAATTAACGAGCGTCTGTAATGAGTATCTGGAATAACAAATATTTAAAACCCTTTAAGAACATATATCTACTTGTTCTCATAGTATTTATAATTTGGATGCTATTCTTTGATGCGCATTCTTTATTGTTTCATTATGAATTGAATGGTGATATGGAAGAATTAGAATACCAAAAAGATCACTACCGAAACGAAATGGCCAAAGATGCTAAAGCTATTAAAGAGTTAAGCACAGAAGAAGGTATAGAACGTACTGCTCGTGAAACCTACTACATGAAAAAGCCTCACGAAGACATTTACATAATTGAATACGAAGACAGTATAGCCAAACAAAAACAAGATGAGTAAATCTTTATTTAATGATTTTGAAGGCGTATCTGCAAAAGCTTGGAAACAGAAGATTCAAGTAGACCTTAAAGGTGCAGATTATAATAATGCTTTAATCTGGAAAACACATGAAGGCATAGATGTAAAACCATTTTATCATGCTGATGAGTTTGAAACCCTTCCAGAAGTCTCAAACACTAAAGCTACAGAATGGAAAATCTGTCAAGCCATTAAAGTATCTGATTCTCAAAAAGCTAATCTAAAGGCAATAGATGCCATAAAGCGTGGTGCAGAGAGTATTTTATTTCACATTACTTCTGATGCAATTTCTATTGAAGATTTATTAAAAAATATTGATTTAGATAAAATTCATATTCAGATTAAATGCTATTTTATTTCAGAAGTGTTTATTCATAAGGCTAATGCTTTCATTTCAAATATGGCTAAAAAGCCTAACACCACTTTCCATACTGATATTATAGGAAACCTTGCTAATACTGGTAATTGGTACAGTAATCTAAAAGAGGATCACTTAAAATTTGAAACCATAGTAAAAACTACGAATCAATTAAGTATAGATTTAAGTTTATACCAAAATGCTGGTGCAACAATAGTACAGCAGCTTGCATATAGTTTAGCACACGCCAATGAATACTTAAACCATTTCAATAAAGTCATTGCGAGCGAACCGAAGCAATCTCTTCAAGTAAGTTTTAATGTTTCATTAGGCTCAAACTACTTCTTCGAAATTGCCAAGCTAAAAGCATTACGTCAATTGTGGACAACACTAGCTTCCGAATACGGAATTAGCACAAAATGTAAAATCATTGCCACACCAAGTAAACGAAATAAAACTATATACGATTATAATGTTAATATGCTCCGTACAACTACAGAATGTATGAGTGCAATTATCGGAGGTGCAAATACTATTTGCAATTTACCTTATGATGTTTTATACCATAATTCAAATGAATTTGGAGATAGAATTGCAAGAAATCAATTATTAGTTTTAAAGCATGAAAGCTATTTTGATAAGGTTAATAATCCTTCAGATGGAGCATATTATATTGAAAATTTAACATCACAATTATCAGAAAAAGCGCTAGATCTTTTCAAAGATATTGAAGTAAATGGAGGCTTTTTAAGTCAATTAAAAGAAGGCACTATTCAGAGAAAAATCAAAGAAAGCGTAGACAAAGAACAAGCAGATTTCGATGCCGAAACGTTAGTGCTTTTAGGCACAAATAAACACCCAAATTCGGCAGATAAAATGAAAAACGACATAGAAATTAGTCCGTTTTTAGAAATCAAAAAGCGTAGAACATTAATTAAACCTATTGTGAAAAAAAGAATATCTGAAAAATTGGAAATCAGAAGATTAAACAAAGAGTAAAACATGGTATTTAAAAAAACTATAGTAGCTTTTTTATGTGTTTTTTGCTTCAGTTCAATGATGACTGAGGCTCATGCTCAAAAACAGTATTTAGAAGTAGTAAACCTTAAAACTAATAGGCCAAAAAAAATAAGAGAAAAAAAAAGAATCACGGTTTTTACAAAAGATTCTAAAGTTAGAGGGCCATTAAAAATATTAGACCATGAAACTATTTTGATAAAAGATACTGAAGTCAAAATAGGAGATATTGTAATGGTCAAAAACAAATCTATTGTTGGCAAAATATTCGCATATGTATTACTTCCTATGTTTACATTTTCAACATTAGGTATTCTTGCTATTACTGGAGCTTCTGGCTCCACAATTTCTGCAATAGGTATTACAGGACTTTCTTTAACAATTATTTCAATTTTGTCAAGAAAGAAATACAAAACCGAACGCTATAAATTCAAAATAGTCAATGACTAGAAAAAATCTTCAACATATAAAACTAAAATCAAAAGCCAGTAGCAAAGAATTAAAAGCTAATAAATCTTTTCATACTGCTGAAGATATTGATGTAAAATCAACCTACTTTAAAGATGATATTAAAGATTTAGAACACTTAAATTTTGTCGCAGGAATTGCCCCTAATCTCAGAGGGCCTTATTCTACAATGTACGTAAGGCGACCATGGACGATTAGGCAATACGCAGGTTTCTCTACTGCCGAAGAAAGTAATGCTTTTTATAGACGAAATTTAGCAGCAGGACAAAAAGGACTATCAGTCGCTTTTGATTTAGCAACGCACAGAGGTTACGACTCCGATCATGAACGCGTGGTTGGTGATGTTGGTAAAGCAGGAGTTGCAATAGACTCTGTAGAAGATATGAAAATTCTCTTCGACCAGATTCCGTTAGATAAAATGTCGGTTTCCATGACCATGAATGGTGCAGTTTTACCAATCATGGCGTTTTATATCGTAGCTGCAGAAGAACAAGGAGTAAACCCAGAACATCTTACTGGCACAATACAAAATGATATTCTGAAAGAATTTATGGTGCGTAATACTTATATATATCCACCTACTCCGTCGATGAAAATTATCTCTGATATATTTCAGTATACAAGTAAGAACATGCCAAAATTCAATAGCATAAGTATCTCAGGTTATCATATGCAAGAAGCTGGTGCTACTTGTGATATTGAATTAGCTTACACACTTGCTGATGGACTGGAATATATTAGAAAAGGATTGGATGCTGGAATGGATATTGACACCTTTGCTCCTCGCCTATCATTCTTTTGGGCCATTGGTATGAATCATTTTATGGAAATTGCTAAAATGCGCGCAGCTAGAATGCTCTGGGCAAAATTAGTAAAACAATTTAACCCAAAGAATCCAAAATCATTAGCACTAAGAACGCATTGCCAAACATCGGGTTGGAGTTTAACAGAACAAGATCCTTTTAATAATGTAGCTAGAACTTGTATAGAAGCTTCTGCTGCTGCATTTGGTGGTACACAAAGTTTACATACTAACGCATTAGATGAAGCTATTGCCTTACCTACAGATTTCTCGGCACGAATTGCTAGAAACACTCAAATTTACTTGCAACAAGAAACACATATTACTAAAATTGTAGATCCTTGGGCAGGTAGTTATTATGTTGAGAAACTCACATATGATATTTCTCAAAAAGCATGGGAACTTATAGAAGAAGTTGAAGAATTAGGCGGTATGACCAAAGCCATTGAAGCTGGCATACCAAAACTACGAATCGAGGAAGCTGCAGCAAGAAAGCAAGCGCGTATAGACTCTGGGCAAGATATTATTGTAGGTGTTAATAAATACCGACTAGATGAGGAAGATCCTATTGCAACACTAGAGGTAGATAACCAAACCGTTCGTAATCAACAAATAGAACGCCTTACGAGTATAAAAAATAGTAGAGATACTAAAGCTGTAACTGAAGCTTTATCTAAATTAACACAAGCAGCTAAGACAAGTGAAGATAATTTATTAGCTTTAGCAATAGATGCCGCAAGAAAACGTGCAACTTTAGGCGAAATAAGTGATGCTCTTGAAGCAGAATTTGGACGACACAAGGCACAAATAAAATCATTTAGCGGAGTGTATAGTAAAGAAATAAAAGACGATAAAAGCTTTCAAAAAGCGAGAGAACTGGCTGATCAATTTGCAAAGCAAGATGGTCGCAGACCTCGTATTATGATTGCTAAGATGGGACAAGATGGTCACGATAGAGGCGCCAAAGTTGTAGCTACTGGTTACGCAGATGTTGGTTTCGATGTCGATATTGGTCCACTATTCCAAACACCAAAAGAAGCTGCTAAACAAGCCGTTGAGAATGATGTACATATTCTAGGTGTCTCCTCATTAGCTGCAGGACACAAAACTTTAGTTCCCCAAGTTTTAGAAGAACTTAAATCCTATGGCAGAGATGATATAATGGTTATTGTTGGTGGTGTTATACCAAAACAAGATTACCAATACTTATTTGATGCTGGTGCTGTTGCTGTTTTTGGTCCAGGAACTAAGATAAGTGACGCTGCTATTCAGATTTTGGAAATACTAATTGATTAATAAATAATCTTATAGAATTAACTCAATTTGCTCCAAATATAAAATTAGAATAGAACTCTTTTACTTAAGCAATAGAAAACCAAAATTTAAAATGCAGATTATAATAAAAATGACATAAATAATATGATTAACTATGATAGTAATGTAAATGCATTAACTACTAAAGATATTCATAGTGAAGCTAAGAAGTATTTATGTGGTGGCTTTATAAAGGCTATATTATTTCCAGAAGAATAGTTTCCACTTATAAAAACATTAAAAAAGACCGTCTATATGGCTGTCCTTTTTTTGAAATAACTGTTAACAACTTCAATTTCTTAAAACCGTAAATAATTGTAAATTTAGCCTTTCAAATAACCAAATCATTTAATGGGTAAAATCATTGCAATTGCTAATCAAAAAGGAGGCGTTGGTAAAACAACCACTTCTGTTAATTTAGCCGCTTCTCTTGGAGTGCTAGAAAAGAAAGTACTACTTATAGATGCTGACCCACAGGCCAACGCAAGTTCTGGTTTAGGCATTGATGTTGATAGTGTCAAAATTGGTTCATATCAGGTATTAGAACACACAAAACCAGCAAAAGATGCTATTGTAAGCTCTAATGCGCCAAATGTAGATGTGATTCCTGCGCATATTGATTTAGTCGCTATCGAAATTGAACTTGTAGATAAAGACGAACGTGAATACATGCTTAAAAAAGCCGTTTCAGAATTAAAATCTGAATATGACTATATTCTAATAGATTGTGCTCCATCTTTAGGTTTGTTAACCTTAAACGCGCTAACAGCTGCGGATTCTGTTATAATCCCAATTCAATGTGAATATTTTGCACTTGAAGGATTAGGTAAACTGTTAAATACTATTAAAAGTGTACAGAAAATTCATAATGAAGCGTTAGACATAGAAGGCTTACTACTAACTATGTTCGATTCGCGTTTACGCTTATCGAATCAAGTTGTAGAAGAAGTGCAGAAACACTTTAGTGATATGGTATTTGAAACCATAATTCAGCGAAATGTGCGCTTAGGAGAAGCTCCAAGTTATGGAGAAAGTATAATCAACTATGACGTAAGCAGTAAAGGTGCGGTTAACTATTTAAATTTGGCAAAAGAGTTGATTAATAAAAATGAATTGTAATGGCTAAGGCAACAAAAAAACAAGCACTAGGACGAGGGCTTTCAGCTCTATTAAAAGATCCAGCAAACGATATCAATTCTGCAGAAGATAAAAATGCAGATAAGGTTGTTGGCAACATAGTTGAGCTCGATATTGAAAGTATTGAGGTGAACCCTTTTCAGCCAAGAACGAACTTTAACGAGGAGTCGCTAAGAGAATTGGCTTCATCAATTCGTGAATTAGGAGTTATTCAACCTATAACCGTTAGGAAACTAGCCTTTGATAAATACCAATTAGTTTCTGGTGAACGTCGTTTTAGAGCTTCTAAATTAATTGGATTAACTGCAATTCCGGCTTACATAAGAATAGCTAATGACCAAGAGTCTTTAGAGATGGCTTTGGTTGAAAATATTCAGCGCCAAGATTTAGACCCAATAGAAATTGCACTCTCATACCAACGTTTAATTGACGAAATACAATTAACTCAAGAACAAATGAGTGAACGTGTGGGCAAAAAGCGATCTACAATTGCTAACTATTTACGTTTATTAAAATTAGATCCTATTATCCAAACCGGAATGCGAGATGGATTTATTAGCATGGGACATGGTAGAGCTATGGTAAATATTGAAAGCCAAATAGATCAGCTAGAAGTCTACGAAAAAGTAATTAGCAATAAATTATCTGTAAGAGCAACAGAACAATTGGTAAAGAATTTAAATTCAAATTCTCAACACACACTAGAATCAGAATCTACTGAAGTCCCAAAATACATAAAAAAAGGGGTAAAAGAATTTTCAGAATACTTCGGACATAAAATAGACGTAAAAGTAGCTAAGAATGGTAGCGGAAAAATTACAATCCCTTTTCATTCTGAAGAAGATTTTAACAGAATTAAAAAATTAGTTCAACGTGCTAAATAAGCGTTTATATATTTTATTATTGTGCTTGTTTTCGGCATTTTATTCATTCTCTCAAAAGGAAAAAGACACGACTAGTATTGATATAAGTCAGGGGCCAATAAAAGCAGAAACAATAACAAAAAAAGCAATTGATCCTTTACGGCCTTCTAAAGCTGCATTCTATTCTGCAATCTTACCAGGTTTAGGACAAGCTTACAATAAAAAATATTGGAAAATTCCGATTGTTTGGGGAGCTATTGGTACAGGTGTTTATTTCTATGTAAGTAACGATAAACAATTTGATCGCTACAGAGATGCTTATAAAAGGCGTTTAGCTGGTTTTAAAGATGATGAGTTTTCTGATGCTGATGGTAATCCGTTAATTTCTGATGATGGATTGATTAGAGCCCAACAACAATTTAGAAGAAATAAAGAAATATCACTTTTAGTGACAATAGGGCTTTATGCTTTAAATATCATCGATGCCAATGTAGATGCTCATTTACTACAATTTAATGTCGATGAAAATTTAAGCTTGAGTCCACATTACCAATACAATCGCATGGAAAATACATCCGATTTAGGTTTAACACTTAACTTTCAGTTTTAATATGAAAATTGCTTTACTCGGTTATGGTAGAATGGGACAAAGTATTGAGGTTATAGCGTTAGAACGTGGTCATAGTATTTCTCTAAAAGTATCTGACGAGCATTCTGACTATAACTTTGCAAATGCAGATGTTGCCATAGATTTTAGTATACCTTCTGTAGCAGTTTTTAATATAAAGAAAGGAATAGATGCACAAATCCCTGTTATATCTGGGACTACAGGTTGGTTAGACCAATACGATGAGATTTTAGCCTATTGTAAATCTAAAAATGGTACATTTTTATACGCTTCAAATTTCAGTTTAGGTGTAAACATTTTCTTCGAGGTAAATAAAAGGTTAGGCGAACTCATGTCTAATGTTGAAGGTTACGCTACCGAGATTGAAGAAATTCATCATACTAAAAAGTTAGACGCACCTAGTGGTACCGCAATCACTTTGGCAGAAGGTATTATTGAAAACTCACATTACAAGCACTGGACATTAAATCAACCGAAATCAGATGAAATTCATATTGAAGCTAAGCGCATTAAAAATGTTCCTGGCACTCATGAAATTAATTATGATTCTGAAATTGATTCTATAAGTATTAAACATACAGCACATAGTCGTCAAGGATTTGCTATGGGAGCCGTTATTGCTGCAGAATGGATTAAGGATAAAAAAGGTGTGTTTAGCATGAAAGATGTGTTAAACATTGGTTAATTTGCTAAAGTTTTGAAACAAATTAAAATAATTTTCAACCTAAACTAGACAAAATATATAGTTATGACCTGGACAGAATGGTTTATATTTTTATTGATTTTACAAATTATTCATGGCCTAGGCACATGGAAATTATACATTAAAGCTGGCCGCAAGGCTTGGGAGGCCTTCGTTCCTGTTTATAATGCTGTTATATTAATGAAAATTATTTCTCGTCCTTGGTGGTGGGTTATTTTAATGTTTTTACCAATTGTAAATCTCATTATGATTCCTGCAGCATGGGTAGAAACTGCTAGAGCATTTGGAAAAGACACTAAATTAGATGCGCTTATATGTATTGTAACGCTTGGATTCTATCTCTATTTTTTAAACTATGTTGCAGATGTTAATTATATTGAAGACAGAAAATTAACTCCAAAAACCTCTTCAGGTGAGTGGATTACTTCTATTTTATTTGCAATTGTAGCAGCTACAATTGTGCATACATATTTCTTTCAACCGTTTGTGATTCCATCATCATCATTAGAAAAATCCTTATTAGTTGGAGATTTTCTTATTGTTAGTAAAATACATTTTGGAGCAAGAGGACCAATGACTACAGTCGGTGCACCAATGGTACATGATACTATTCCTATATTAAAAAAGAAGTCCTACTTATTTAATGACAATTTTGAAGAAAAGAATACCTCTTGGTTAAATAAATTACAATTACCATATTTTAGGTTACCTGGTTTTGAAAGCATAGAACGCAACGATATTGTGGTATTCAATCAACCAGCAGATACCTTGTTGGATATGAATGATTTCAATCCAGATCGTAATTATTACAAACCTATAGACAAAAAAACCAATCTAGTAAAGCGCTGTGTTGGTGTTGCAGGTGATACTTTAGAAATTAGAAATGGTTATGTATTTATTAATGGTGTTCAAAATAAATTACCTCCACGATCGCATTTACAGTTTTCATATGACATAACATTTAAAAGAAACCTGCAACCAGCTAGGATGATAGACATTCTAAAAAAGCATGATATAACTGACGGATTAGGCTATGGATCAACTGAAGGTTCATTTAGAATTCCTGCAGCTACAGATCAAAATATTGCAAGATTAAAAGCACATCCCGAAGTAGCCAGTATTGTTGCTATTAAACGTCCTCTTGGTGAGAAAGATGACATCTTTCCTAGAGACGCAAATTTTAATTGGAATGTAGACAATTTCGGACCAATGTATATTCCAAAAGCTGGTGCAACTGTGCAACTTAATACTGAAAACATTGCTTTGTATAAGCGTGCCATTGGAGAATATGAAGGACATAAAGTTGTGACAAGAGGTAATCAAATTTTAATTGATGACCAACCTGCCACAGCATATACTTTTGGACAAGATTACTATTGGATGATGGGAGATAATAGGCATAATTCTATAGATAGTAGATATTGGGGATTTGTTCCATACGATCACGTTTTTGGTAAGCCTGTATTTATCTGGATGAGTATAGATGGTGTTATGGATGGTCTAAAAAATTGGAGTCCGCGTTGGGATAGAATCTTTACTACTGTTAGTGGAAGTGGAACCCGAAGTTCTTATTTAATTCCTTTTTTAATACTCATTTTCGGAATCACTTTCTTTAACAAATGGAGAAAGAAAAAGAAGGCCAAATCAAAGTAAGGAGTCTAAAAATCAAAGACAAAATGAATTGTCTTATACATTCAACTTATTTTCCTAACATAGCTCATTTTATAGCTATGCTCAAGGCAGAGCTAGTCTATTTTGAAGTCTGTGACAATTATCAAAAGCAAAGTCATAGAAACCGTACCGAAATTTATGGAGCAAATGGAAAATTAGCGCTTACTGTTCCAGTGAGCTATACTCAGAAAAATAGGCAACTCTATAAAGATGTAAAAATTGCTAATGAAAATCAATGGCAACTATTGCATTTAAAGTCCCTTCAGTCAGCTTACAGTATGTCTCCATTTTTTGAATTCTATATTGATGAGTTAATGCCTTTGTTTGAACAGCAATATGATTTTATTTTAGACTTTAATCTTAATTGTTTTGAAGTGCTTAAAGATGCGCTTCAAATAGATATTAAAACGTCTAAGACTACTGTTTTTGAAAAAGAGCCTGAGGAAATGATAGATTGCAGACTATTAGTAAACAGAAATTTCCAAGTCAATACATTTGAAAGTTATACACAAGTATTTAGCGAAAAACATGGTTTTATTTCTAATCTTAGTATTCTAGATCTTTTATTTAACGAAGGGCCTAATACTGAGCTATATTTAAAAAAGCAAATAGGATAAGAATATGCAACAATTTTGTATTCACTATGGCTTACATTTTGGCTTACCACTATTCATCGCATTATCTTTTTTTAAGGAAAATTGGTTAAAAGCATACCTCATTATGCTATTAGCAT
Coding sequences within:
- the udk gene encoding uridine kinase; the protein is MLIIGIAGGTGCGKTTVVNTILNELPEGEVGVISQDSYYKDTSHLRYDERVKINFDHPRSIDFELLVNHLKTLKKGNPIDQPVYSFVKHNRTGDTISTKPRKVMIVEGILILTNPEIRELFDIKIFVHADSDERLIRRLKRDISERGRDINEVLTRYQTTLKPMHQQFIEPMKEYADIIIPNNKYNTVAVDIVRTIINERL
- a CDS encoding FtsB family cell division protein; the encoded protein is MSIWNNKYLKPFKNIYLLVLIVFIIWMLFFDAHSLLFHYELNGDMEELEYQKDHYRNEMAKDAKAIKELSTEEGIERTARETYYMKKPHEDIYIIEYEDSIAKQKQDE
- a CDS encoding methylmalonyl-CoA mutase subunit beta codes for the protein MSKSLFNDFEGVSAKAWKQKIQVDLKGADYNNALIWKTHEGIDVKPFYHADEFETLPEVSNTKATEWKICQAIKVSDSQKANLKAIDAIKRGAESILFHITSDAISIEDLLKNIDLDKIHIQIKCYFISEVFIHKANAFISNMAKKPNTTFHTDIIGNLANTGNWYSNLKEDHLKFETIVKTTNQLSIDLSLYQNAGATIVQQLAYSLAHANEYLNHFNKVIASEPKQSLQVSFNVSLGSNYFFEIAKLKALRQLWTTLASEYGISTKCKIIATPSKRNKTIYDYNVNMLRTTTECMSAIIGGANTICNLPYDVLYHNSNEFGDRIARNQLLVLKHESYFDKVNNPSDGAYYIENLTSQLSEKALDLFKDIEVNGGFLSQLKEGTIQRKIKESVDKEQADFDAETLVLLGTNKHPNSADKMKNDIEISPFLEIKKRRTLIKPIVKKRISEKLEIRRLNKE
- the scpA gene encoding methylmalonyl-CoA mutase codes for the protein MTRKNLQHIKLKSKASSKELKANKSFHTAEDIDVKSTYFKDDIKDLEHLNFVAGIAPNLRGPYSTMYVRRPWTIRQYAGFSTAEESNAFYRRNLAAGQKGLSVAFDLATHRGYDSDHERVVGDVGKAGVAIDSVEDMKILFDQIPLDKMSVSMTMNGAVLPIMAFYIVAAEEQGVNPEHLTGTIQNDILKEFMVRNTYIYPPTPSMKIISDIFQYTSKNMPKFNSISISGYHMQEAGATCDIELAYTLADGLEYIRKGLDAGMDIDTFAPRLSFFWAIGMNHFMEIAKMRAARMLWAKLVKQFNPKNPKSLALRTHCQTSGWSLTEQDPFNNVARTCIEASAAAFGGTQSLHTNALDEAIALPTDFSARIARNTQIYLQQETHITKIVDPWAGSYYVEKLTYDISQKAWELIEEVEELGGMTKAIEAGIPKLRIEEAAARKQARIDSGQDIIVGVNKYRLDEEDPIATLEVDNQTVRNQQIERLTSIKNSRDTKAVTEALSKLTQAAKTSEDNLLALAIDAARKRATLGEISDALEAEFGRHKAQIKSFSGVYSKEIKDDKSFQKARELADQFAKQDGRRPRIMIAKMGQDGHDRGAKVVATGYADVGFDVDIGPLFQTPKEAAKQAVENDVHILGVSSLAAGHKTLVPQVLEELKSYGRDDIMVIVGGVIPKQDYQYLFDAGAVAVFGPGTKISDAAIQILEILID
- a CDS encoding ParA family protein, which gives rise to MGKIIAIANQKGGVGKTTTSVNLAASLGVLEKKVLLIDADPQANASSGLGIDVDSVKIGSYQVLEHTKPAKDAIVSSNAPNVDVIPAHIDLVAIEIELVDKDEREYMLKKAVSELKSEYDYILIDCAPSLGLLTLNALTAADSVIIPIQCEYFALEGLGKLLNTIKSVQKIHNEALDIEGLLLTMFDSRLRLSNQVVEEVQKHFSDMVFETIIQRNVRLGEAPSYGESIINYDVSSKGAVNYLNLAKELINKNEL
- a CDS encoding ParB/RepB/Spo0J family partition protein; the protein is MAKATKKQALGRGLSALLKDPANDINSAEDKNADKVVGNIVELDIESIEVNPFQPRTNFNEESLRELASSIRELGVIQPITVRKLAFDKYQLVSGERRFRASKLIGLTAIPAYIRIANDQESLEMALVENIQRQDLDPIEIALSYQRLIDEIQLTQEQMSERVGKKRSTIANYLRLLKLDPIIQTGMRDGFISMGHGRAMVNIESQIDQLEVYEKVISNKLSVRATEQLVKNLNSNSQHTLESESTEVPKYIKKGVKEFSEYFGHKIDVKVAKNGSGKITIPFHSEEDFNRIKKLVQRAK
- a CDS encoding DUF5683 domain-containing protein, with product MLNKRLYILLLCLFSAFYSFSQKEKDTTSIDISQGPIKAETITKKAIDPLRPSKAAFYSAILPGLGQAYNKKYWKIPIVWGAIGTGVYFYVSNDKQFDRYRDAYKRRLAGFKDDEFSDADGNPLISDDGLIRAQQQFRRNKEISLLVTIGLYALNIIDANVDAHLLQFNVDENLSLSPHYQYNRMENTSDLGLTLNFQF
- the dapB gene encoding 4-hydroxy-tetrahydrodipicolinate reductase, yielding MKIALLGYGRMGQSIEVIALERGHSISLKVSDEHSDYNFANADVAIDFSIPSVAVFNIKKGIDAQIPVISGTTGWLDQYDEILAYCKSKNGTFLYASNFSLGVNIFFEVNKRLGELMSNVEGYATEIEEIHHTKKLDAPSGTAITLAEGIIENSHYKHWTLNQPKSDEIHIEAKRIKNVPGTHEINYDSEIDSISIKHTAHSRQGFAMGAVIAAEWIKDKKGVFSMKDVLNIG
- the lepB gene encoding signal peptidase I, with translation MTWTEWFIFLLILQIIHGLGTWKLYIKAGRKAWEAFVPVYNAVILMKIISRPWWWVILMFLPIVNLIMIPAAWVETARAFGKDTKLDALICIVTLGFYLYFLNYVADVNYIEDRKLTPKTSSGEWITSILFAIVAATIVHTYFFQPFVIPSSSLEKSLLVGDFLIVSKIHFGARGPMTTVGAPMVHDTIPILKKKSYLFNDNFEEKNTSWLNKLQLPYFRLPGFESIERNDIVVFNQPADTLLDMNDFNPDRNYYKPIDKKTNLVKRCVGVAGDTLEIRNGYVFINGVQNKLPPRSHLQFSYDITFKRNLQPARMIDILKKHDITDGLGYGSTEGSFRIPAATDQNIARLKAHPEVASIVAIKRPLGEKDDIFPRDANFNWNVDNFGPMYIPKAGATVQLNTENIALYKRAIGEYEGHKVVTRGNQILIDDQPATAYTFGQDYYWMMGDNRHNSIDSRYWGFVPYDHVFGKPVFIWMSIDGVMDGLKNWSPRWDRIFTTVSGSGTRSSYLIPFLILIFGITFFNKWRKKKKAKSK
- a CDS encoding WbqC family protein, which encodes MNCLIHSTYFPNIAHFIAMLKAELVYFEVCDNYQKQSHRNRTEIYGANGKLALTVPVSYTQKNRQLYKDVKIANENQWQLLHLKSLQSAYSMSPFFEFYIDELMPLFEQQYDFILDFNLNCFEVLKDALQIDIKTSKTTVFEKEPEEMIDCRLLVNRNFQVNTFESYTQVFSEKHGFISNLSILDLLFNEGPNTELYLKKQIG